TTCAAGGAATCGTGGCTGCTACTCTACCTTAAACATGCCTGCTAAGAAAGTGTGCATCGTTGGATCCGGAAACTGGTATATTTATGGGCTTTCTCTATTTGCATGTGCCTGCATTCGACAGAATTGTATCGTGAATTCCACTCATTGATTCATAATGTAGCCAACTAAGTGCTCATATTTGGCTAAATTGACAACTTGCAATGTAGTTTCATAGAATATCAAACAGAAGTTTGATTTACAATCTTTGAATGTAGGCTTGGGTATATGCAAGACATTCCGTGTACTGTTATAATCTGGTTATGGTACCCCCAAAATATATTTAGCATGTTCATTTTGTGACTGGgattttgaaaatatgaatgGTGTTATTCCATTGCCCTCCAATCTAATCCGTTTTCATCATCTCCTAGGGGCTCTGCGATAGCCAAAATCGTTGGTCACAATGCAAAGGGATCCAACAGGTTTGACCCCATTGTTAACATGTGGGTGTTTGAAGAGATGATCGATGGCAAAAAGTTAACAGAAATCATCAACACAGAGCATGAGAACGTCAAATACCTACCGGGTCACAAGCTTCCCAAAAATGTGGTTAGTTTGGTTTAATATTAGATTTTTGCCTCAAGATTACAAATCATTGAGTTGGGCAATACATCTGGAGTTAACGTTATCTCCGGACATGCTTTGTGGTTGTGTAAAAGGATACACACAGATAAGATGAGTGAAGTTTGACCTATACAGAGATGATAACATATCCGTCTGGGGTTGTTCACAAGAACCCAAGGCATTCTGCTTTATCCCTAAGGTTCTCAGCTATAAGCACTGTTTACCGGTGGGCCCATGTAAACTACAATCCCCTCTGTTTTAAAGTTCAGAAACGTCAATAATCATCGCATGCAATGCGGTTTTTGAAACATGGAATTATCTTTCATGTCAGTGAGAAATAATCTTTCATATAAAAAAGATCCACTTACTGTATCAGGTTTGCACTGAACCATAGGGCTGTATGTATGGGATCAATATCATGCCAACTGTGTTCCTCCAGACGACAAAACTACACTTCCTTTCCAGTTACGCTTACACACAGGTGCGCTAGAtatctaattagcacaggtggtctTCTCTGCCTTCCATTAGTCTTCCTTAATAAAGTGCTGTAACATGGCCATATGGGAACACAAACCCTAACCTTATAAAATAGTGCTGGGGTAAGAAatctatacagttacatatcAGGATATTATTTTTTGACAATAAATCATGTAGTTTTGACATTATCgcaatatgattttttttttgttagtTGTCCTGTATTTTTCCTTCGCTTGTTTTcctagcttgttctccatctcctTTTTAAGTAGGGagacaatttgttttcagcacttttatttccctgactgatccaaACTCGTTTTCTCATGTTCTTGCTTGTCCCTCTGCAGCTATATGGTGAACCGTTTGGcacatcgaatcgcaataaaatcacagtatcgaatctcAATAcatagaattgtgagaatcgcaatacatatcgtattggCACCTAAATATCATGATAATATGGTATTGTGAGGTCACTGGAAATTCCCAGACATACTATAAAAGGTGTGTAGTAATTTAGACTTCAGTTTTTGGGATATTAATTCATGCTGCTATGAAAGATACTTTCCTTATATTTCCAAAACCGTACCGCAAGTGATGCATGTTAACGTTCAGAACGAGCGTCtgggctcttaacaaaactcccccggCCAGAATATACCTTCATGGGTAGATGCTTAAGGTAGTTGGCATTCTCTGAACGGCCTACCAGTCTGACATACCTTGCTTTCCACTATGCCAAGACTTAATGCGTGTGTTATTGTATCCAGCCGCCCCTTATGTCAATTCCTTAAACGACCCTGTAACAAAATAACATCACATGACATGTTGTAATCACAGGAGGTTGATGGCACCTTGATCGGGGAGGACGGGATcgcggtaatggctggagcgggaAAAAATGGATTGTTATCAAACCCATGGTCTCTACGTGCCTGacgccattccattcgctccgttctagccattattatgagccgtcctccccacaGCAGCCTCCACCGCGTAATGTAGATTCACGATAAATGCTACTACATAGGAACATCCATCATGAATAGTACAATGTATCATGCTATCTTTTCCCACTCCGGTTTACCAGGTTGCTGTTCCAGAAATCACAGAAGCGGTGAAAGGGGCCAGCATACTGATCTTTGTCATTCCACATCAGTTCATTGGGAGGCTATGTGATCAGATGAAACCTCATATTGCACAGGGAACCATTGGGATATCCCTCATCAAAGTAATGTCATTTGGCTCTTTTTCACACCAGCTCTCACTTAGAAAAAACATTGCTAAAATCTATAAAAATGTATAAGTCTGACTTTACTCTGGCTTCATATCGGGCTTTTTATCACTCAGGAAAAGTCTCAGCTGTATGAATTTATCATCATGGCTATGATTTTACACTCATTATGTAACAGCAGCCTTGTCACAAAAAAATGCTGCCACCCAAATGCTGGTAACTAGGGTATATGTTACAAAATGAGTGATTGAAGGCAGCCTAAGATCTCTTTTCTGCCCTGGTCCTTATTCAGGGCATCGATGAAGGCCCCGAGGGCTTGAAGCTCATCTCTGACATCATCCGTGAGAAACTGGAAATCGAGGTTAGCGTCCTGATGGGGGCCAACATTGCCAACGAAGTGGCTGATGAGAAGTTCTGTGAGACCACAATTGGTAAAATATTTTTCCATAATATTATCTAGAATAGTGCTGTAATGTTTTGTGTCCTCCTCGGCTTGTGTTGCAACTCCCACTGATGCAGTTATGTTGACCTTGACTTTCGATCACTACCTAAACAGGAGCGAAGAACGAAGCAAACGGACATATCTTTAAAGAGCTGCTGCAGACTCCCAACTTCAGGATCACCGTGGTGCAGGAGAGTGACACAGTAGAACTCTGTGGGGCTCTCAAGGTACAGTTTACATTCAAAGAGAAGAACTTCTGCTACATCGTGAACGTAACTTACACAGGAGGCCTATGTTTCATTGCACTGCACCTCTGTTTTATTTGCTCACAttgtcaaatgttatttttttttacaaaccatGAATCATAATATTGATAGAAATAGAGTAGAAAACTGCAGATAACACTTATGGTTCCTTCCCCACTCTCCCCTTCCCAGAATATTGTAGCGGTGGGCGCTGGGTTCTGTGACGGTCTGGGCTTTGGGGACAACACCAAGGCTGCGGTGATCCGGCTTGGGCTGATGGAGATGATCGCCTTCACCAAGCTGTTCTGTAAGGGCCAGGTTTCCTCCGTGACCTTCCTGGAGAGCTGTGGGGTCGCCGACCTGATCACCACCTGCTACGGGGGGCGCAACCGCAAGGTGGCCGAGGCCTTCGCCAAGACGTCCAAGGTGACAAACACGACTCAAGGATATGACTGTGCTGTGACCAGTGCAACTTTGAACTGTTTTGTCAGGTTGATAACGGTTAAGATAATAATATCCATCACTTCAagaaacttgtgtgtgtgtgtgctttaagTAACTATGTTGCATACCTTTCCAGTCTATTGAAGAGCTAGAGGCTGAGATGCTCAATGGTCAGAAGCTCCAAGGCCCACAAACCTCCGCTGAGGTGTTCAAAATTCTCAAGAAGAGAGACATGATCAGCAAGTGAGTACAACTCTTTCATCTTAAAGCGAGACTCGGCGATATGACTTTGCTTGCCCTCACGCAGTCACACAGAGTATCTGCGTATGTGCACAGTTCCACTTCACGCTACAACATGGGGAAAATAGTGAAGACGATTAGCATCATGCCTCAACTCTCTTGTGGAAATTGTGGCCCGATATTTTTGTGTACTTCGTACATCGCTGAGCCTACctttaaataatacatttaatgaCTTGCAAATGTTCCTCCAATATTCCTCTACTCATTCACCACAAACATTTTCATCAAATTAGCTGAAAATATGAGCTGAAGCTCTCCTCAATAAATGTGTGAGTGCTGCTAATGGAACCACCCCTTGCTGCATTGAGATTTAGTGCAATGTTTTGTCTTGTAGGTTTCCGTTGTTTGCCTCTGTGTACCAGATCTGCTTTGAGGGAAAAGCTGTGCAGGAGTTTATCACATGTCTGCAGAGCCACCCTGAACATATGTGATCACTCTGGAACCTGCAGCCACGGAACCTGCAGCTCCTCCAATGGTGTCgagtgaagttgcccctagatttGCATTCCCCTATGGGTAGGTTGGGATTggagaggggaagctgatcctagacctgtaccTATAGGGCAACTTCACCCCCGGAGCCACTTCCAGTAGCAGCATCATACCATCAGAGGGCAGCAGTGCTGCATAAATGCTCATTCATATCATTGTAACTACCTAAAAATGTAACTGTAACCACTAAATGTTCCTTATCATTTCATAATAAGTCTGAAGAACCACTACTTAACGTGCTTTGTCGCATATTCATATGTTTTGTGTTTTGATTGTGTATCAGCTTATCAACTAAACCAACTACACTTGACACGTGTAAAGTAATCTTTGTTGGTTACAAAAATGTTTTCTATTCATTTAACAATTTTACAATTTGTGGAACAAATATTCTCAAAATAATACTTTTgagtgaaaaaaaaaatgtattgtgactCTTTTGTTTCACTTCATCTTGTCACATCCCCATGTTGCATTGGGgtgggaggtagcctagtggttagtgcgttggaccagtaaccgaaaggttgctagatcgaatccccgagatgacaaggtaaaaatctgtcgttctgcccctgaacccactGTTAGGCCGTTaatctaaataagaatttgttcttaactgacttgccgagtaaaaaaaaaaacttgcccTTTTTAACTTTGAAATCGTTTCAGAGGATAACAGTGAACAATACCGTTTGAAATAgttaagatgagggaggaataACAAATACCTTTATTTGATTGTCTAATGTTGTCCGTGCACATGTCTTGAAAGAAAATGAAAGACCATATTTATTTTAATTAGATGTTTTAACTGATTTAAATCAGCTTTTCATAACAATTACATTTATCTAGTTCGTGCCTTCACTTCAAAGATGGCCTACTTATCCTAGAGAACACAGACGTAAATGTTGTACAGATATTCCACAAACCCCTTCCCTGGATTCTTCTGTGACACAACCATATCAGACCCAGGATTAAAGAACAATCGTGGCccttgtctctccatctcttctggcTGTATCACAGCGAGAAGAACAGAGGCTTAGTGGGATAGCGAGTAATCAGCTAGGCCTTTGACTGTCCCATCAGATCAGAGGGACCTTGAtgcttccatccatccctccacgcTTCCACCTTGTTCGTAGCCATGACCGTATCGGGCCATGGTTCACGTTTTCCTGGGTAACCCGACGAGGAGGAGGCCTCTCTTCTGGTTGACAGCTCCACAGACTGGGCTGCCCCAGATCCCACACATCCCTGTACATCAAAGGGCCCAACGGAAGGCAGGGGGCCACGGAGATGGCAAAGGCCCAGGTTGAGGCACCCTGTCTGCCCCTGTTTCCCGTGGGACTTTGGGCCCCAGGAGAGGACCTGTGTGGGGTGTTGCAGAAGGTTAGGCTCCCCTTCACCTCCAGCTGAAGTGGCATCAGTGTTTTGATGTGAGACACTGAGAGCCTTGTGCAGGTTGAGACCCTGGTCCTCTGTCACAAAGAGAAGAGGTGCACCTTCAGTCCTGGGCTTGAAAGAGCAGCTTAATCACCATGGTAACTGCACTGAGGCCAACCAGTCCCTACACAACACTGTCCCATTGTGGGAGAGAGTGAGTATTGGACTTAGGTGGAGAAAGTGAGCAAAAACAAGAGTGTGAGGTCTGGATGGTTCATGGTTGAGATATCACAGTCTGCATGCTGCTGACAAATACATCTACTTATCCAATTACAAGTTGACAGTGCGACTGACTGGGGTTCAAACCTGGCTCTGCTGGGTGACACGAGAATGTTAGCCCACttagctaaagcctaggcattagttTGAGGTACTAACGCAAGTTGTCAAGTCTCAGGCAAAGGTTACTAATTTAACCAGTGTTGTTCTGAACCACCTCTGTTGCTGCATCAACAAATCAAGGCTATCGTTACACGAGGATTAACTCAACATTTTGCAATATTGAGTTACAACAAATAGTGTTCGCTGTGatttactgtgtgtactgaggtggGGTGAGTTTTTCACTGTTGGTTGATCACACCTGTGTCTCACATGGATGGTTCTGTCAGTGTTCCTCCTCCGAACGTTTCCCCCAGGCTTTGCATGCTCTATATGGGCCACCCCAGGCCCCAACCACCTGGCTCTCACAACCTTATATTTATAACAGTTGTATAATTCTAGTTCTGTGTGAAAATCCCaaacagactagaatatgttgcTCGCTAAGCTATATAACCTGTGTTCAAATAGGATGTATTTTCTTTCAAATATTTGAATATTTCACTGATAATTCATCGAACACAGTGCGATGGAAGCAAAGGAGTAGGGCAAACCTGTACCCTATATGTAAAATGTACGCACGCAtgactaagtcactttggataaaagcgcctgctaaatggcatatattgttCTATAATAAACTGGGTGTTTAGAGCCCTGAATGcggattggctgacagccgtggtatatcagaccatataccacggatatgacaaaacatttatttttgctgCTCTAATTACActgataaccagtttataatagcaacaaggcacctcgggggtttgtggtatatggccaatataccacagctaagggctgtgccatgcgtcgtgcctaagaacagcccttagccgtggtatattggctatataccacacccccccatgccttattgcttaattatagtaTTATTGTACCTGGCATTTCAGATTGAAAGTTTGATTGGGCCTaactatttgaaagaa
The genomic region above belongs to Oncorhynchus kisutch isolate 150728-3 linkage group LG16, Okis_V2, whole genome shotgun sequence and contains:
- the LOC109878210 gene encoding glycerol-3-phosphate dehydrogenase [NAD(+)], cytoplasmic-like; this encodes MPAKKVCIVGSGNWGSAIAKIVGHNAKGSNRFDPIVNMWVFEEMIDGKKLTEIINTEHENVKYLPGHKLPKNVVAVPEITEAVKGASILIFVIPHQFIGRLCDQMKPHIAQGTIGISLIKGIDEGPEGLKLISDIIREKLEIEVSVLMGANIANEVADEKFCETTIGAKNEANGHIFKELLQTPNFRITVVQESDTVELCGALKNIVAVGAGFCDGLGFGDNTKAAVIRLGLMEMIAFTKLFCKGQVSSVTFLESCGVADLITTCYGGRNRKVAEAFAKTSKSIEELEAEMLNGQKLQGPQTSAEVFKILKKRDMISKFPLFASVYQICFEGKAVQEFITCLQSHPEHM